The following proteins are encoded in a genomic region of Protaetiibacter sp. SSC-01:
- a CDS encoding alpha/beta hydrolase, translating into MSDVTRDARTFVDADGVTIHYYVWEAQTPRAVVQLLHGVGEYATRYERFAQALAAAGYTVYAQDHRGHGQTGLGQWGDDRAKLGRLGPGGVRAALAAIEQLTGIIHGEHPRVPVVLFGHSLGSLFAQKLVDADAARYDAVVLSATAYRTLTDMNGGDLNARHKHLGTTGAEWLSRDPEVAKAFAADPLTFDATVLKLFGLPDTLRLLGTPTRLNRDIPMLIMIGEEDSLGGPKSVAKLAAAYEKRGGLSDVTVTIYPGGRHEMLNETNQAEVRADVVAWLDGHVAR; encoded by the coding sequence ATGAGCGACGTGACCCGTGACGCGCGGACTTTCGTCGACGCCGATGGCGTGACGATCCACTACTACGTGTGGGAGGCGCAGACGCCCCGCGCCGTCGTGCAGCTGCTGCACGGCGTGGGGGAGTACGCGACGCGCTACGAGCGATTCGCGCAGGCGCTCGCGGCCGCCGGCTACACCGTCTACGCGCAGGACCACCGCGGCCATGGCCAGACGGGTCTCGGCCAGTGGGGCGACGACCGCGCGAAGCTCGGCCGCCTCGGCCCGGGCGGGGTGCGTGCGGCGCTCGCGGCGATCGAGCAGCTCACGGGCATCATCCACGGCGAGCACCCGCGCGTGCCCGTCGTGCTGTTCGGCCACAGCCTCGGCTCACTCTTCGCGCAGAAGCTCGTGGATGCGGATGCCGCGCGCTACGACGCGGTCGTGCTCTCGGCCACCGCCTACCGCACCCTCACCGACATGAACGGCGGCGACCTCAACGCGCGGCACAAGCACCTCGGCACGACGGGCGCGGAGTGGCTCTCGCGCGACCCGGAGGTCGCGAAGGCGTTCGCAGCCGACCCGCTCACCTTCGACGCGACCGTGCTCAAGCTCTTCGGCCTGCCCGACACGCTGCGCCTGCTCGGCACGCCCACGCGGCTCAACCGCGACATCCCGATGCTCATCATGATCGGCGAGGAGGACTCGCTCGGCGGCCCGAAGAGCGTCGCGAAGCTCGCGGCGGCGTACGAGAAGCGCGGCGGTCTCTCGGATGTGACGGTCACGATCTACCCCGGCGGCCGTCACGAGATGCTCAACGAGACGAACCAGGCCGAGGTGCGCGCGGATGTCGTGGCCTGGCTCGACGGGCACGTCGCGCGCTGA
- a CDS encoding MFS transporter → MSQMFRSFATRNYRIWFAGALVSNVGTWMQRIAQDWLVLAELTDDDAIAVGVVMALQFGPQLVLLPVTGWVADRFDRRHVLAATQAAMLLLGVGLGLLTLFEVVELWMVFAFALGLGVAAAFDAPTRQAFVGELVDDRTLANAVALNAASFNAARLIGPAVAGMLVAAVGSGWVFLINAASFLAVLGSLWALRPREFTAFTRRARGKGQMRAGFRYVRRRPDIQLVFAMVFLTGTLGYNFPIYTSTMAKVEFGEGPEEFGWLSSALAIGSVAGALIAARRERPRLRTVTLASLGFGLSLGAAAVAPGPVSFAVLLVIVGFTGLSMMNTANAYVQTTTAPSMRGRVMALYLAIFMGGTPLGAPLIGAIADAAGPRWAIVAGAASGLVAAAIAAVFYVRTREVRVRWTRDGRWPLRLSSATPADRDTATQEIAIVEVETQR, encoded by the coding sequence ATGAGCCAGATGTTCCGATCCTTCGCGACCCGGAACTACCGCATCTGGTTCGCGGGCGCGCTCGTCTCGAACGTCGGCACGTGGATGCAGCGCATCGCCCAGGACTGGCTCGTGCTCGCCGAGCTCACCGACGACGACGCGATCGCGGTCGGCGTCGTCATGGCGCTGCAGTTCGGCCCGCAGCTCGTGCTGCTGCCCGTGACCGGATGGGTCGCCGACCGCTTCGACCGCCGGCATGTGCTCGCCGCGACGCAGGCGGCGATGCTGCTGCTCGGCGTCGGGCTCGGCCTGCTGACGCTCTTCGAGGTCGTCGAGCTGTGGATGGTGTTCGCCTTCGCGCTCGGACTCGGCGTCGCTGCGGCGTTCGACGCGCCCACGCGGCAGGCCTTCGTCGGCGAGCTCGTCGACGACCGCACGCTCGCCAACGCCGTCGCGCTCAACGCGGCATCCTTCAACGCGGCCCGCCTCATCGGGCCGGCCGTCGCGGGCATGCTCGTCGCGGCCGTCGGGTCGGGGTGGGTGTTCCTCATCAACGCGGCGAGCTTCCTCGCGGTGCTCGGGTCACTGTGGGCTCTGCGCCCCCGCGAGTTCACAGCGTTCACGCGTCGGGCCCGCGGCAAAGGCCAGATGCGCGCGGGCTTCCGCTACGTGCGGCGGCGGCCCGACATCCAGCTCGTCTTCGCGATGGTGTTCCTCACCGGCACCCTCGGCTACAACTTCCCGATCTACACCTCGACGATGGCGAAGGTCGAGTTCGGCGAGGGACCCGAGGAGTTCGGATGGCTCTCCTCGGCTCTCGCGATCGGCTCCGTCGCGGGGGCGCTCATCGCCGCGCGCCGCGAGCGCCCGCGCCTGCGCACCGTCACGCTCGCGAGCCTCGGCTTCGGCCTCTCGCTCGGCGCGGCCGCCGTCGCGCCCGGACCCGTGAGCTTCGCCGTGCTGCTCGTCATCGTGGGCTTCACGGGGCTCTCGATGATGAACACCGCCAACGCCTACGTGCAGACGACGACCGCGCCGTCGATGCGCGGTCGCGTCATGGCGCTCTACCTCGCGATCTTCATGGGCGGCACCCCGCTCGGGGCTCCCCTCATCGGCGCCATCGCGGATGCCGCGGGGCCGCGGTGGGCGATCGTCGCGGGGGCCGCATCCGGGCTCGTCGCCGCGGCCATCGCGGCGGTGTTCTACGTGCGCACGCGCGAGGTGCGGGTGCGGTGGACGCGCGACGGCCGCTGGCCGCTGCGCCTCTCGTCGGCGACGCCCGCCGACCGCGACACCGCGACGCAGGAGATCGCGATCGTCGAGGTCGAGACGCAGCGCTGA